In Corynebacterium frankenforstense DSM 45800, the DNA window TTGAGCTTGCCGAACTCGTCCCAGACCTCCTGCGGGACGTGCTTGCCCAGGAAGGTCAGGTACTCCTGGTTGTCCTCGAGGTCGGCCTCCCACTTCTCGGCCGGGGCGGTCAGGCAGGACTTGACCTCCTCGACGGTGGTGTCCAGGCCCTCGAGGTCGAGGTCCTCGGCGCGGGCGGTGTGGCCGACCACGGTCTCGTCGGCGCCGACGCGACCCTCGATGCGGTCGACGATCCACTTCAGCACGCGGGAGTTGTCGCCGAAGCCGGGCCAGATGATCTTGCCGTTCTCGTCCTTGCGGAACCAGTTGACCAGGAAGATCGCCGGCAGCTTGTCGCCGCCGCGCTTGCCCATGTCGATCCAGTTCTGCAGGTACTCACCGGCGTTGTAGCCCATGAACGGCAGCATGGCCATCGGGTCGTGGCGCAGGGTGCCCACGGCACCCTCGGCGGCGGCGGTCTGGCCGGAGGACAGCAGCGCACCGATCATGGTGCCGTGCTGCCAGCTGTGGGCCTGGGTGACCAGCGGGACGGTGTCGGGGCGGCGACCACCGAAGAGGATGGCGTCGATCTTGACGCCCTTCCAGTCGTCGTACTCCGGGGCGGCCGTCGGGCACTGCTTGATCGGCACGCAGTAGCGGGAGTTCGGGTGGGCGGCCTTCTCGCTGGAGTCCGGGGTCCAGTCGTTGCCCTTCCAGTCGATGAGGTGGTCGGGGGCCTCGCCCATGCCCTCCCACCAGACGTCGCCGTCGTCGGTGAGCGCGACGTTGGTGAACAGGGTGTTGCCCGGCTCCATGGTCTTCATGGCGATCGGGTTGGAGTTGTAGTCGGTGCCCGGGGCGACGCCGAAGAAGCCGTTCTCCGGGTTGACGGCGTAGAGGCCGTCCTCACGCAGGTGCAGCCAGGCGATGTCGTCGCCGACGACCTCGGCGCTCCAGCCCTCGATGGACGGGGTGATCATGGCCAGGTTGGTCTTGCCGCAGGCCGACGGGAAGGCGCCGGTGACGTGGTAGACCTTGCCCTCCGGGCTGGTGAGCTTCAGGATGAGCATGTGCTCGGCCATCCAGCCCTCCTCCTTGGCCATCACGGAGGCGATACGCAGCGCGTAGCACTTCTTGGCCAGGATGGCGTTGCCGCCGTAGCCGGAGCCGTAGGACCAGATCTCCTTGGTCTCGGGGAACTGGGTGATGTACTTGGTGTCGTTGCACGGCCAGGCGACGTCCTCCTCGCCGGGCTCGAGCGGGGCACCCACGGAGTGGTAGCAGTGGACGAACTCGCCGTCCTTGCCGATCTTGTCCAGGGCCTCGGAGCCCATGCGGGTCATGATGGACATCGAGAGCACGACGTAGGCGGAGTCGGTCAGCTGGACGCCGAGCTTGGGCTCCGGGTCGCTGATCGGGCCCATGCAGAAGGGCACGACGTACATGGTGCGTCCGTGCATGGAGCCCTTGTACTTGTCGAGCATCTCCTCCTTCATCGCCTGCGGCGGGGCCCAGTTGTTGGTCGGGCCGGCCTGGTCCTCGGTCTCGGTGCAGATGAAGGTGCG includes these proteins:
- a CDS encoding phosphoenolpyruvate carboxykinase (GTP) produces the protein MATEIKGLVGPAPTENEKLLEWIADAVELFEPEKVVFADGSREEWDRLTTELVEAGTLIRLNEEKRPNSFLARSNPSDVARVESRTFICTETEDQAGPTNNWAPPQAMKEEMLDKYKGSMHGRTMYVVPFCMGPISDPEPKLGVQLTDSAYVVLSMSIMTRMGSEALDKIGKDGEFVHCYHSVGAPLEPGEEDVAWPCNDTKYITQFPETKEIWSYGSGYGGNAILAKKCYALRIASVMAKEEGWMAEHMLILKLTSPEGKVYHVTGAFPSACGKTNLAMITPSIEGWSAEVVGDDIAWLHLREDGLYAVNPENGFFGVAPGTDYNSNPIAMKTMEPGNTLFTNVALTDDGDVWWEGMGEAPDHLIDWKGNDWTPDSSEKAAHPNSRYCVPIKQCPTAAPEYDDWKGVKIDAILFGGRRPDTVPLVTQAHSWQHGTMIGALLSSGQTAAAEGAVGTLRHDPMAMLPFMGYNAGEYLQNWIDMGKRGGDKLPAIFLVNWFRKDENGKIIWPGFGDNSRVLKWIVDRIEGRVGADETVVGHTARAEDLDLEGLDTTVEEVKSCLTAPAEKWEADLEDNQEYLTFLGKHVPQEVWDEFGKLKERIESAK